A segment of the Candidatus Izimaplasma bacterium HR1 genome:
AACTACTGGGAATTTTCCACTTGGACATTCATCTGCATATAACATTGCTTTTGCAATTCTAGCAGCTTCTTGTGCGGCTTCTTCTACATTAATCACATCACTATAGAATTCAAATCCGTAAGTACCTCCAGGTCCATAGAATCCTGTTTGTTTTGTTTCGTCATTCATTGCTACAGCAGCAATTGCAATACGGGTTCTCACTCTTCTATCATTAACATATGTACCTTCAGTATTTGCTATCCATACATTTTGGACATAATCTTGATATCTTGCTTGAACTTGTTGTATCTCTTCTGAGTATTCTCTAGCAGCTTTGTCTGCACGTCTTAATAATGCAACTTTTTCTTCCATCGCTACCTCTGATGGTAAAACTCTTGGTTGATGCAATTCAGCAACTTCCATTTCACTTAGTTCAAATTCAATATTTGCACTTTCTCCAGGGAATGATTGAGCCAAATCGTCAGCAAGTTTTAATAAATCTTTTTCTTCACTACTATTAGTATATCCATATACACGTTGATATCCTTTTGCTACACGTATACCAATACCAAATACTTTAGCATTACTAACATTTTGAACTTTACTTGAAACTAACGTTGCGTTAGTTGTAAATTTATCTTCAATAAAAACTTCTGCAAAATCAGCAGATGTAGTTAATGCTTGATCTAGTACTTTTTTGATTAATTTCTTATCTAACATATGATCCTCCTTTAACATTTTTTTAATTCAATTAAAATTATCTATCAAAATTATATCATATTAATTCATTAAACCAAAGCAAAATTAACATAGGAAATAATCAATTTATACGGCTTTATTACGCCATAAGATAAGTCATATTAAAATGTACAATTTACTTATAAATGTCATTTAATAAAAAAAAGGCTTAATAGCCTTTTTTATTTATCTATGCATGCCCCAATAAATTCTCTAAATAATGGATGAGGTCTATTTGGTCTTGATAAAAATTCCGGATGAAATTGTGATGCAATAAAGAATTTGTGATCAGGTAATTCTATGATTTCTGCTAATCCAGTTTCTGGATTCATTCCTGAAAATACTAATCCACAATCCTCTAATTGTTTCTTATAAACATTATTAAACTCATAGCGATGACGATGACGTTCTTTGATTTGTGGTTTTTGATAAGCTTTGTATGCTAACGTCCCTTCAGTTATATCACATTTATAAAGACCTAAACGAAGTGTTCCACCCATATCAATACCTTCATATTGTTCTGGTAAGTAATCTATAATTGGATGAGGAGTATTTGGATCCATCTCTGTTGAATTAGCACCTTCCAATTTACATACATTTCTTGCAAACTCAATTGATGCTGTTTGCATACCAAGACATAATCCTAAATATGGAATGTTGTTTTCTCGTGCATACGTTATAGCATTTATTTTACCTTCAATTGCACGATGTCCAAATCCACCTGGAACTAATAAACCATCACAATCCTCTAAGTGAGACTTAACATCTCCTTCTACTAATTCACCTGCGTTTATCCATTTGATGTTAATCTTTGCTAAATGGTGATATCCCGCATGTTTTAGGGCTTCACTAACACTTAGATAAGCATCTTGTAATGAAACATATTTCCCCACTAATCCTATAGTTACTTCTTTATTTAAACTTTTGATTTGATTAATCATTGCTATCCATTCAGTTAAATCACACTCTTTTGTTTCCATTCGTAAATGTTTAACAACAATATCATCTAAGTTCTGCTTTTTAAGATTTAATGCAACTTCATAAAGGATTTCTTCATCTCTAGCTTCGATAACAGCTTCCTTTTGAACGTCACAGAATAATGCTATTTTCTCACGCATTGCATTTGTGATTGGTCTTGTTGTTCTCAAAACAATAATATCTGGTTGAATACCTAATCCACGTAGTTCTTTAACACTATGTTGAGTAGGTTTTGTCTTTAATTCTTTTGCTGCACTTAAATATGGCACCAAAGTGTTGTGAATGAAAATAGTATTTTTATATCCAAATTCTCTTCGTGCTTGTCTAATTGCTTCTAAAAATGGTAATGATTCGATATCTCCGACAGTACCACCAATTTCAGTTATTACTATGTCTGCTCCACTTTCTTCTGCTGCTCTATATAACTGAGCTTTTATCTCGTTTGTTATGTGCGGTATTACTTGAATAGTTGCACCTAAATAGTCCCCGCGACGTTCTTTTTCAATTACTTGAGCATACACTCGTCCCGTTGTAATATTACTTGCTTGGCTTAAGTTCTCATCAATAAAACGTTCGTAATGTCCTAGATCCAAATCAGTTTCTGCTCCATCATCGGTAACAAAAACTTCACCATGTTGATATGGTGACATTGTTCCTGGATCAACGTTTATATATGGATCAAATTTTTGCATAAAAACTTTTAATCCTCTATTTTTCAAAAGTCTCCCTAAAGAAGATGCCGTAATTCCCTTACCTAGGCTAGAAACAACCCCACCGGTAACAAATATAAACTTAGTTTTTTTCATTATATCACTCCTTTAGATTATATAAAAAAATAGTCCCCCATTGCAGGAGAACTATTTTCTAATGTGCCCTTTTAAATTATAACAAATGAATTTTTCTAAAGCAATACAATTTTTAAGAATTTAATCCTTGTATTGATCCTCGTATGTATCCATGTACTCGTTGTATTTGTCTTCATCGAAGTCTTCAAACTCTTCAAACACTTCTTCTTCGTAAGTTTCAACTACTTCAGATTTACCTGATTCATCAGTAACAGGTACTGCAGCTTTTTTATCATCTGGTTTAGCAACTGATTCAACAACCGGTTCTATAACTGGTTCTACTGTTTTTTCAATTACTGGCTCCACTACTTTTTCAATTACTGGTTCTACTACTTTTTCAATTACTGGTTCTACTACTTCTACTACTTTGGCTTTGGCTTTAGGCTTAGCTTTCGTTTTTGTTTTAGTAGCTTTTTTAGGTTTTGGTGCAGGTTTGTATTCATCAGGTAAGTCAACCTTAGTATATTCTTTATAGAATGAACCGTCTTTTTCCCATAGTTCTATTTTCTGATTAGCTTTTAAATCCCATTGATTATCCCCTGTGTATACAAATTTAGCTGATGTAGTTAAATCAGTATAAAATTTAGTAACGGCATCTGCTTTAGCATCCTCGCTAAATTTTTGGCCCTTTGTTACTTTATCAAACAATTGATATAAATTATAGGGTTTCTTCTCTACCTCTAACAACTCGACAGCTGCATCAATTAATGATTTTTGTGCTTTCATAATAATTCCTCCTTAAGACAGGTATATTCTAATATTATTTCTGTTTCATTTACTAATTCTTTATCTTGATATAAATCATATTGTATATAGAGATGTCCATCTTTTCTTACAATTCGATTTGTTTTTATTTCAAATACAAATTCATATCCTGATGATGTGTATTCACCCTTAGTTGTATGTTGCATATCAAATTTAAATTTCATATCAATATTACCTTTTTTGTAATACTGGATATTATCTTCATGAAAAATGATATAATTAATATTTTTCTCATTATCAATAAATTTAATCCGATTGTTTGAATATTCGCCGTTTATTACGAATGAATTGTCAGTATCCAGCGATTTAATTTGAAAATCTACTCTTATCTTCTTCATATTATCACCAAACCGCCTCAATTATAACAATTTAGATTAGTTTAAAAATAATTAACGCTACACTATTATATATTAAAGTGTATTTTCTTTCAAGAAAAAAATAAAAGGATTGCTCCTTTTATTCTTTATTTAGTAAGATAATTGTGAATATAGTTCTTTACTTCTAATAGATGTTAATCATTAAACTCGTAATCTAGTTCTTCATTATAGTAATATTCTTGAACTACATTTATTACAATATTATTACAATGATCACCGATTCTCTCAATATTAGAAAGAATATCTACATACATCTCATCTTGTGTTTCACTTGATTGGCGATTGTTTATTCTCATAATGTGACGTTTACGGTTTTTGATAACTAATCTATTTATTACGTCTTCTCGATCCATAACACGTTTTGAAGTCTCTTTGCTTTGGGTATCGAATGCTTCAACTGTTAATTCAAGTGTTTCTTTAACAACAGCATATAGTTTCTCTAACTCTTTTCTTGCTTCAGGACTAAGTTCAACTTTGTCCTCATGTCTCATTTCGAAAAATTGATACAAGTTTGTACAATGATCTCCAATTCTTTCAAAGTCACGAATTGTATCTACATATGCCGCTTGATTACTTGAACCTGTTTTGTCCAAATCTGCTTGTGATATCTTTACAAGATAATCATGAGCTTTTTTATCAATTGTATCTAACATTTCTTCTATCTGCATACCATTTTCGAAGTACTTTTTATTATTATCAAATGAGTATTTTAATACTCCGTCAAACATTTGTTGTGCCACTTTACCCATGTTTATTACTACCATTTTAGCGCTTTCTAAGGCCAAAATAGGCGCTTCTTGAATTAATTTATCATCTAAGCTGTCAACGTCTACTTCAATTAATCCATCTTCACCTCGTACTAAGAATTTAACTAACCAAACAAGTTGGTTGATAAACCAGAACATAATAAATGTATTAACTATATTGAATCCCATATGTGCAAAACTTATTGTCATTTCAGGGTTATTGTTATGTAGTATTGTTATTTCTAAGTATGCAATTAGTTTAGTGTATGGTACTAAAAATAACATAAACATTAAACTACCTATTAAGTTAAATAGTACATGAGCTGCCGCTGTTCTTTTTGCTGCAATACTTCCACCTAAAGATGCTAATACAGCAGTAACTGTTGTTCCAATATTATTACCAAATAGTATTGCTACAGCTCCGATTAATTCCATTGAGCCTGTACTATATAAACTTTGAAGGATACCAATTGTTGCACTACTTGATTGTACAAGCGCAGTAGTTCCTGCTCCAGCCATTAATCCTAAGAAAGGAGTGTCTCCTACTGCAGATAACATAGCCTTAAATTGATCAAGTTTAGCTAATTGTTTTAAAGCTCCACCCATTTCATCCAATCCATAGAATAACATCCCAAATCCAAGTAAAACTCCACCAAGTTGTTTATATCTTTTACGTTGTGTAAAGAATATTAAAAATGCACCAGCAGCCATAATTGGTAAAGCGTATTCTTTTATTTTCAGACCTAATAAGAACGAAGTAACTGTTGTTCCGATATTAGCTCCAATAATAATACCTACTGCTTGTGGTAAAGTCATTAAACCCGCTCTTACTAATCCTACGGTTAAAGCTGTAGTCCCAGAAGATGATTGAATAAGTCCTGTAATTATAATCCCCACTAATATACCTTTTATCGGTGTATTAGTTGTTTTCTCAATAATTAATTTAAGTTTATTTCCTGCAAGTGCCTTTAATGAATCTCCCATTAAATTAATCCCGTATAGAAATATCCCCAATCCTCCTAAAATAGAAAAGAAAGTTGTTTTCCAGTCAATCTCTGGAATTTGCTCCTCTAAAATTTGAGCATAAAAATAACCAACTACAACTAATATAGCTATAATAGTTACCCAAATATATGCCTTATATTTTCCCAAAAATTCCCTAACCACACCATGTGCTCTTTTAATTTTTGTCATAATTTCCTCCTAATGTATACTCAATAGAAATATAACATACTATTTCTATTATTGAAATAGATTATTTTTAATTTATTTATCTTTACATTTACACAAAAAAAAGAAGAACTATAATAGTCCTTCTCTATATTTTTTAGCTAATAAATCACAGTCATTAATCAGTTGCTCAGTACGATCCCAAGTACCTAAATTAGCACCACAAGCCAGTCTGTGTCCTCCACCATCATACTTGTTTGCTAACTCATTAATTGCAGGACCTTTAGATCTCATTCTACATCTAACTATTCCCTCTTCATACTCAGCAAATAGTAACCAAATTGGATAATCTTCAATTACACCCATTTCATTTACCAATGAACTAGCATTTTCTAGAGTAACTTCAAACTCCTCTAAATATTCTGGTAATATTTTAAAATAAACAACTCCATTTGGAGTTTTTTTATAATTTTGTAGTAAGAATCCTTTGAACCTTAACATATTCTCTTCTTTTGTATCTAGATATTGATAAATTGGTTTAGTGACTAATCCGTTATCAAATAATACAGCAACATTTCTGAAAGTGTCTCCATTAACACCATCATATTTGAATCTACCTGTATCAGTTAGTATTCCAAAATAAAGTGCTTTAGCTCCATCCTCTGTCATTTTTAGTTTGTCTTGGAATTCCATAAACAAATCTAAAATAATCAAGGCAGCAGCAGGTCTAGTAGTGTCTACGTAGTCTATATCCCCATACTCTTCTACTAATATGTGATGATCTATCTTAATTAGCATATCGCAGTCTTTGTATCTTTGTTCTGCTAATCTATCCTTATTAGCTGTATCTAGAGCTATACCAAGAGCTCCTTTAAAATTATCGTCATCTAATTGTTCAGGTGTTCCAAGAAATGAAGTGAAAACACTAGTTTCTCCGGCTACTTTTACAATTTTGTTAGGCCATGTTGTTTCGATTATATTTTTTAGTCCAAACGAACTACCTATACAGTCCCCATCAGGACGTGCATGTGGAAAGATAATTATTTTATTATAATCTTCTATCTTTCCATAAATATCTTTCAGTTTACTTCTATTCATTATTTACTCCTCCAGAGAAATCATCTAAATCTTTTAGTACCTTTTCTACTTCATCTAATGACGATAACGAACATCCACAAGCAAGAGCATGTCCTCCACCACCGTATTTACGGGCAATATGTACAATTGATTCTTTACCACTACGTAATTCAACTAATACATTACCATCGTCTTCTTCTGTAAAATTAGCCCATATATTAATATTTCTAATACTACTCATTTGGTTTACCATAGCTCTTGAAACAGTAAACGTGGTTACCCCAAACATGTCTTTTACGGTTTTATCATTCTTCATATAAGCAACATTGTTTTCAGTTATTTTAAAGTTATTAATAAAGTAACCTTTTAATTTCTTAAAATTTAATTCTTCAGTGTATAACTTGTCATATATCCAATCTAAATCAGCACCCTGTCTAACTAAATAAGCAGCTGTTTCAAGAGTTTCAGCTGATGTTTTTGGATAAACAAATCTTCCACTATCAGTTACTATACCTGTTAAAAACCTTGTAGCTGCCAATTCATCGAAAATACAGTCATTCTCAATAAAAACACTTGCAAGTAAGCCAGCACAAGCAATGTGATCTGATTCTATAATACTTATACATTTAAAATCTGGTTCATTTAAATGATGATCTACAACTAATATCTCATCTGCTTTTAAGTATCGTTTATCACTAATTAATCGATGCACACAAACATCAACAACAATGGCCAAAGATCCATAATAATAATCATCAGGTATTATATCCATATGTCCTAGGAAATTAAAAGTATTTTCATCTCCAACAGCATACACTTCTTTGTCCGGATAATTAAGTTCAATAAGTCTTTTTAATCCCATTTGTGAGCCATAAGCGTCACCATCAGGATTCTTGTGTCGATGTATTATAATTCGGTTATATTTGTGAATTAAGGATTTTACTATATCATACATATTTTCACCTCTAAAAATAACATTACATTATACCATATTTATAATTTTATACCTACAAAATGCACCAAAAAAATAGATAAATTAGTACAGTTTTTAAATATTGAGAATCAATTAATAAAACTGAGCTTAAAACGACTATTTTCTTTTTTGACTTTTAAAATTATTAACTCGTAGTTAAACTTTAAGAATATGTAATTTGAATTACTGAAGTGCACTTTAGTTATGATTGATGATTCAAAAAGGCTGTGTTATAATGATATACGAAATAGGAGGTATATCATGAATATATATCAAAAAGTGTTTGCAATTACTTGTGCAGCAGCTATAGTAATACTTTCATTATATTACATATTTAGTGAAGGATTTGAAGTTAAACTTCTACTGTTTATCATTTTGGCTATGTTTGCCTTAGTTGGAATAATTGTAGGTTCTGTACTCGAGAAAAGAAAGTAGAAAAAAGCACTATCATTTATGATAGTGCTTTTTATTATGAGAATACATCAAAAGTATCAAAAGGTAATTCAAGATAGGATATATACATATTCAATATATTTTCTAACTTAAGTTGATCTGCACTGCTTTCTGTAATGTTGCCTAAGTATCCCGGTAAGGCAATTTGTTAGCTCCATTTTGTAACCCGACATATTTACCATCAAATGACTTAGCATTTTCAAGACCATCACCATTACCTAATCTTAAGTAACTAGNGTCTCCACTATATAAAGTTGCCCAAGGTGCAGTAATTGCAATTAATTCACCAGTTTGATAATCATTTCTATCAAATGTAGCCCAATCCATTGCAACAGCATCAGTTAATTCTAAGTTTAATGCATTTCCTTCAGAAACAANCATAAACACAAATACATCTCTAAGTTTGATAACCTCGTAACTAGCATTGTAGAATCCTTCTAAATTAAGGATTTTACTATATCATACATATTTTCACCTCTAAAAATAACATTACATTATACCATATTTATAATTTTATACCTACAAAATGCACCAAAAAAATAGATAAATTAGTACAGTTTTTAAATATTGAGAATCAATTAATAAAACTGAGCTTAAAACGACTATTTTCTTTGTCTCAAAACTAACTGATTTGGAGTAAAAAAAAACACCACTTTGAAAGTGGCGTTTTAATTATATTAAATTGAAATTATATTTAAGGTGTTACAACAATAAAGTCATCGCTTAATATGATAAATTTATTGTAAGAACTAGTTGTATCATAAATTAATACATAAATAGTTACGTCAGCATATTCAGTTGAAGTTTGTCCACCGTCAAATATATCAGCTAAAGTACCCGTTAAGTTCAATTCGTTAGCTCCATTTTGTAACCCGACATATTTACCATCAAATGACTTAGCATTTTCAAGACCATCACCATTACCTAATCTTAAGTAACTAGTGTCTCCACTATATAAAGTTGCCCAAGGTGCAGTAATTGCAATTAATTCACCAGTTTGATAATCATTTCTATCAAATGTAGCCCAATCCATTGCAACAGCATCAGTTAATTCTAAGTTTAATGCATTTCCTTCAGAAACAAACATAAACACAAATACATCTCTAAGTTTGATAACCTCGTAACTAGCATTGTAGAATCCTTCTAAATTAAGTTCTTGTCCAACTTCAACTTCGTTATCAAAATCTTCAACAACTAAGAATTTTCCACTTACAGTATCTTGAATAACATATCCATCATCAGTTAATCCAGCGACAACACCAGTAACATATACATGTGTATAATCTCCAAAGTAATCACTATATCCTGCAGCATATACTTCAGCAACAGTCATTGCATCTGTAGGACTAGCTACAACAGTAACTGTATAAACTTCATCAACAGCAGCATCTGAACCAATAACTATTGAAGCTGTTAAATCACCTTCAACATTATCTTCACCAGCAACAGGTCTTGTTACATTACCTTCTGCATCCATTGCAGTATTTGCTGAAACCCAAGTAATAGCGGCATCAAATGTAGGTAAGTAAGTTAATAAGTTAACATCTAATACGATAAATTCTTCTAATGCAATCATTCCTTTTACGATATCAAGTCTATCTGCATTAGTTAAACCTGGGAACGCAACTGGAACAATACGAGCTTCGTCATAATGTACATCATATAATACGAACGAAATTTCAATCATATCTGATCCATCT
Coding sequences within it:
- a CDS encoding Na+/Pi-cotransporter; amino-acid sequence: MTKIKRAHGVVREFLGKYKAYIWVTIIAILVVVGYFYAQILEEQIPEIDWKTTFFSILGGLGIFLYGINLMGDSLKALAGNKLKLIIEKTTNTPIKGILVGIIITGLIQSSSGTTALTVGLVRAGLMTLPQAVGIIIGANIGTTVTSFLLGLKIKEYALPIMAAGAFLIFFTQRKRYKQLGGVLLGFGMLFYGLDEMGGALKQLAKLDQFKAMLSAVGDTPFLGLMAGAGTTALVQSSSATIGILQSLYSTGSMELIGAVAILFGNNIGTTVTAVLASLGGSIAAKRTAAAHVLFNLIGSLMFMLFLVPYTKLIAYLEITILHNNNPEMTISFAHMGFNIVNTFIMFWFINQLVWLVKFLVRGEDGLIEVDVDSLDDKLIQEAPILALESAKMVVINMGKVAQQMFDGVLKYSFDNNKKYFENGMQIEEMLDTIDKKAHDYLVKISQADLDKTGSSNQAAYVDTIRDFERIGDHCTNLYQFFEMRHEDKVELSPEARKELEKLYAVVKETLELTVEAFDTQSKETSKRVMDREDVINRLVIKNRKRHIMRINNRQSSETQDEMYVDILSNIERIGDHCNNIVINVVQEYYYNEELDYEFND
- the nrnA_1 gene encoding putative bifunctional oligoribonuclease and PAP phosphatase NrnA produces the protein MNRSKLKDIYGKIEDYNKIIIFPHARPDGDCIGSSFGLKNIIETTWPNKIVKVAGETSVFTSFLGTPEQLDDDNFKGALGIALDTANKDRLAEQRYKDCDMLIKIDHHILVEEYGDIDYVDTTRPAAALIILDLFMEFQDKLKMTEDGAKALYFGILTDTGRFKYDGVNGDTFRNVAVLFDNGLVTKPIYQYLDTKEENMLRFKGFLLQNYKKTPNGVVYFKILPEYLEEFEVTLENASSLVNEMGVIEDYPIWLLFAEYEEGIVRCRMRSKGPAINELANKYDGGGHRLACGANLGTWDRTEQLINDCDLLAKKYREGLL
- a CDS encoding protease TldD, with translation MLDKKLIKKVLDQALTTSADFAEVFIEDKFTTNATLVSSKVQNVSNAKVFGIGIRVAKGYQRVYGYTNSSEEKDLLKLADDLAQSFPGESANIEFELSEMEVAELHQPRVLPSEVAMEEKVALLRRADKAAREYSEEIQQVQARYQDYVQNVWIANTEGTYVNDRRVRTRIAIAAVAMNDETKQTGFYGPGGTYGFEFYSDVINVEEAAQEAARIAKAMLYADECPSGKFPVVIDNGFGGVIFHEAVGHSLEATSVAKGASVFTGKKGELIANTLINAVDDGTISHAWGSATFDDEGNKQIRRQLIKDGVLTSYMIDKLNAKRMDDACTNSGRRESYRFAPTSRMTNTYIDNGDSTFDEIVAATKFGLYAKKMGGGSVNPATGDFNFSVSEGYMIRDGKIAEPVRGASLVGTGSQALLKVDMVGNNLKREQGMCGSASGSIPTDVGQPTIRLSEITVGGRGGTV
- the pyrG gene encoding CTP synthase, whose protein sequence is MKKTKFIFVTGGVVSSLGKGITASSLGRLLKNRGLKVFMQKFDPYINVDPGTMSPYQHGEVFVTDDGAETDLDLGHYERFIDENLSQASNITTGRVYAQVIEKERRGDYLGATIQVIPHITNEIKAQLYRAAEESGADIVITEIGGTVGDIESLPFLEAIRQARREFGYKNTIFIHNTLVPYLSAAKELKTKPTQHSVKELRGLGIQPDIIVLRTTRPITNAMREKIALFCDVQKEAVIEARDEEILYEVALNLKKQNLDDIVVKHLRMETKECDLTEWIAMINQIKSLNKEVTIGLVGKYVSLQDAYLSVSEALKHAGYHHLAKINIKWINAGELVEGDVKSHLEDCDGLLVPGGFGHRAIEGKINAITYARENNIPYLGLCLGMQTASIEFARNVCKLEGANSTEMDPNTPHPIIDYLPEQYEGIDMGGTLRLGLYKCDITEGTLAYKAYQKPQIKERHRHRYEFNNVYKKQLEDCGLVFSGMNPETGLAEIIELPDHKFFIASQFHPEFLSRPNRPHPLFREFIGACIDK
- the rpoE gene encoding putative DNA-directed RNA polymerase subunit delta, giving the protein MKAQKSLIDAAVELLEVEKKPYNLYQLFDKVTKGQKFSEDAKADAVTKFYTDLTTSAKFVYTGDNQWDLKANQKIELWEKDGSFYKEYTKVDLPDEYKPAPKPKKATKTKTKAKPKAKAKVVEVVEPVIEKVVEPVIEKVVEPVIEKTVEPVIEPVVESVAKPDDKKAAVPVTDESGKSEVVETYEEEVFEEFEDFDEDKYNEYMDTYEDQYKD
- the nrnA_2 gene encoding Bifunctional oligoribonuclease and PAP phosphatase NrnA; protein product: MYDIVKSLIHKYNRIIIHRHKNPDGDAYGSQMGLKRLIELNYPDKEVYAVGDENTFNFLGHMDIIPDDYYYGSLAIVVDVCVHRLISDKRYLKADEILVVDHHLNEPDFKCISIIESDHIACAGLLASVFIENDCIFDELAATRFLTGIVTDSGRFVYPKTSAETLETAAYLVRQGADLDWIYDKLYTEELNFKKLKGYFINNFKITENNVAYMKNDKTVKDMFGVTTFTVSRAMVNQMSSIRNINIWANFTEEDDGNVLVELRSGKESIVHIARKYGGGGHALACGCSLSSLDEVEKVLKDLDDFSGGVNNE